The genome window CCGGGTGCAGGACGCGCTGCAGCGCCCGGAGCGGGTGGTGGGGATGCACTTCGTCCCGCCGGTGGCGTGGGGGGTGCTGGTGGAGGTGGTGCCTGGCGCGCGGACCTCGCGGGCGGCGGAGGACGCCGCGGCGGCCCTCGCGCGCCGCCTGGGGAAGGTGCCGCTCCGGGTCCGCGACCGTCCGGGCTTCCTCGTCTACCGCCTCCTCCTCCCCTACCTGAACGAGGCGCTCCGCCTCCTGGAGGAGGGGACCGCGCCGGAGCGGATCGACCGCGTGGTGCGGGAGTGGGGGATGCAGGCGGGGCCGCTCCGGCTGGCGGACGAGCTGGGGATCGCGCGGGTGGCGCGGCACTCCCGCCTCCTCGCGGAGGAGCTGGGGGAGCGATTCCGCCCCCCAGCCCTTCTCGCCCAGCTCGCGGCGCCCTCGCGCAAGGGCGACCCGGAGCCCGGCGTGTACCGGTATGACCGCGGGGGGGAGCCGCGGGTCTCGCCCCGGACGGCGGAGGCGCTGCGGGCGGCCGGAGGGGCGCGCGAAGGAGAGGTCCCGGAGGAGGAGATGCGCTCACGCATGGTCCTGGCGATGGTCGACGAGGCCGCCCGGGCGCTGGACGAGCGCGTGGTGGAGACGGCGGCGGAGGTGGACCTGGCCATGCTGCTGGGCGCGGGCTTCCCGGCGGCGCACGGCGGGCCGCTCTTCCACGCGGACCAGCTCGGCGCCGCGGCGACGATCGCCGCGCTGGAGGAGCTCGCGGCCGCGCACGGGGAGCGGTTCGAGCCGGCGCCGCTGCTGCGCCGGTTGGCCGTGGAGGGGAGGGGGTTCCACGACGCGGCGGCGAGCCCTTCCGACGCCGTGCTTCTGGACACGCCGGGGGCCGGCTGATATGATATGCGTCGGTCCCGCGGCTGGCGGGCACTTCACCGAGCCGAAGCGACACACCCGAGCGAACCATGGCTGACCTGGACATCCGGCACGACGCGGACGCTCCGCCGCAGGACGACTACGCGACCTGGGAGATCGTTCTCTGGATCATCGGGATCCTCGCGATCCCGGGCGTGCCGATCCTGATGACGAAGTTCCTGACGCCGTACACCGGCTTCTGACGCCCGCTGCGTCCGAGACGGAAGCGCCCCCCCGGCCAGGCCGGAGGGGCGCTTCTCGTTCCGGGTCGTCTCCGCGCCTGGTCGGCGGGGGAAGGCTACGGCTCCGGGCGCACCCGGGTGGCGGGGAAGACCTCCACCGCGGCGGGTGCCGGGATGGGCAGCTCGCCGGAGGCACGGACGCCGGCTCTCGCGGGCACAGGCACGGGAGCGGCGGCGGGCTCGGCGACGCGCGGCTCCGGCGGCATCGGCGCATCGGCCGCCCAGCGGGTGTCGTAC of Longimicrobiaceae bacterium contains these proteins:
- a CDS encoding 3-hydroxyacyl-CoA dehydrogenase NAD-binding domain-containing protein, with amino-acid sequence GIPVRLRERRHQALVEGLERLRALFREAVRQGHLARREADERASRVAGTLGYGGFGTVDVVLEAVRDAPERKREALREAEEHVREECVLAVTGASATVGRVQDALQRPERVVGMHFVPPVAWGVLVEVVPGARTSRAAEDAAAALARRLGKVPLRVRDRPGFLVYRLLLPYLNEALRLLEEGTAPERIDRVVREWGMQAGPLRLADELGIARVARHSRLLAEELGERFRPPALLAQLAAPSRKGDPEPGVYRYDRGGEPRVSPRTAEALRAAGGAREGEVPEEEMRSRMVLAMVDEAARALDERVVETAAEVDLAMLLGAGFPAAHGGPLFHADQLGAAATIAALEELAAAHGERFEPAPLLRRLAVEGRGFHDAAASPSDAVLLDTPGAG